DNA sequence from the Rattus rattus isolate New Zealand chromosome 2, Rrattus_CSIRO_v1, whole genome shotgun sequence genome:
CAAGGAGCCATATCTTGCTGCGGTTCCAGTAAGGGTTAGggatgtgtgtgtcagtgtcagCGTTAGCTTCTGGGTGGGGGTCCTGTATTCCGCAGTTCCACTGCCACTAATGTTTTGCCTCTCCTCCCTAGCTCACCGTCTACCTGGGAAAGCGGGACTTTGTGGACCACATTGACCTGGTGGACCCCGTGGGTGAGTGCTGGGCAGTGGGCTAGGGAAGAGCCCCATCTCCAGAGCTCTGGCACACAAAATGGGTGGGCAAGGCTTCCTGCTTCAGGAAACAGTTTCTGGACAGCTCCTCCCTAGTCAAGACAGTGGCCTCTGACTGCTCTAAGACAGAGAAGAACAGCAGCCGCGTATCTTACATAAGGCTTGCTGTGCAGCGGCGATAACTCATGCTTTCCCGACAGaatgaggcacagagaggcttAGCGACTTGTTCCAGGTCACAAAGCTAGTAAGTCAAAATTCTAGCCTCTGGCTCTGCTGTCTCCTAGGGAAATCTTTCTCAGGGCTTCTGAAATAGAGGCTGCCCTCATCTACACAGGACTCTGCCCGAGATGCTGTGTCACAGCGGCAATTGGCTCCCTAGGGGTTGGCTGAGTTCAGGGTTTCTGTCCCTTGGAACTGTTGTCATCTTGGTTTGGATTATTCTTAGTTGGTGGCATCTGTCTGCCTGGACATTGCAGGATGTTTGCCAGCATCCTTGGTCCCTACCCATTAGAAACCAGAACTACCCCTACCACCACCCTGTCATGACAATGCGCTAAATGACCCTGTGGGAGTAAATTCCCCGTGCTCAGAAGAGCTGCCGCTACAGAAAGACATTGGTCTCTCGGGCTCTTTTCATGTTGTACTGGGAGGTTCAGAGTCATCCGGTTTACAGATGGACGCACCGAGGCCAGAGATGTtcaattgttattttttaaaaagatggtcatgggaaaaaaaaggaggtggggggGCAGTCACAATGATGCAAACTGAGGCCTGAGGAAACTGGCCGCAGAAATTGtcttagagggctggagagatggctcagtggttaagagcactgactgctcttccagaggtcctgagttcaaatccctgcaaccacattggtggctcacaaccatctgtaatgagatctgataccctcttctggtgtgtttgaagacagctacagtgtgcttatatataataaataaataaatctttaaaaaaaaaaaaaaagaaattgtcttAGAGATGCTGCCGTGCTCTTGTGCCCTGTCCTGGGGCTAAGAGGAACCCTTGAAGTGCCAGAGTGGGCTCATGGAGAGGAGACCTTGGTGAATGTAAGCAGAGGCCCCGGGGGCTTGAGCCCCTGGGGTGTTGACAGGGCTGCAAACTGAAGATGCTGGTTTTGATCCAGGCCCCTTCCTCTAGGACCTGGGACAGAACCACCTACTCTTCCTCTCCAGCCTTGCCCCGGGGGCAGTGTGTAGGTCTTCTGATGTTCCACCATTTGCTTTTTCTCCAGAACTGGCTTTTCTGAGGCCCAGGGCCCTGGGTTTCCCTGGGTTTCACCTGTGCTCAGCTTCAGGCAGTGGTTTCCCAAAAGTTCTTTGTGGGTCAATGTTCATAATCCGAGTCCACAGAAGAGACTGTGGATAGCtgagaaaaggagagaaccagatcTCCAACACACACATTGGCACTGGAGGGTACTACTCCATGCCAGGTTCCCTGCTAGACCTGAGAACCCAATGTCCAGGTTTGGTCATTTGCCTCAGTAAGAAGCCCTCTGTCTATGACACTGCCCTCTCTGAACTGGTCCTGTCTTCCCTTCACTCCACCATCCCTTCTGGGACAGGGACCTGGTGCtagcccagggcccagcacccAGGGCCCAGCACCCAGGGCCCAATGCCCAGTTGATGGAGTATTTGCACCAGCTCTGAGCGTCCTCTCCTCCAGGCCTTCACACTTCATtgctctctgaaaaaaaaaagctgaactTTTTTCCCCTCTGGCTTTCCTGTCATCTAGTGAACAATCCTGCCTTATTCTGTGGGGCCGGGCTCCAAGTTATCCCCCTCCACCCAATTGAGGAAGCAATGGTGAAAGGGGCAAATGCCCTCACTGGGTCATTGTATTTACCCTCAACGGAGCTCCAGGTGCCCAGTCATGGAAAAGCATGCATGGAGGGGTGGGCGACCCTGAGGGTGGACTGGGATATACCTGTGACCTGAGGCCAAAGTACTCACTGTCtttcttcttaatttattttatgtatacgagtgctctgtcgctgtcttcagacacaccagaagagggcatccgattccattacagatggttgtgagccaccatgtggttgctagggatggaactcaggacctctggaagagcagacagtgttcttaaccgctgagccatccctccagccctcactgTTTCTTAAGATACTTTGAGTAATCAGTCATAGGGGTGGGGTATGtgttagagtgggtgtgtgtacgtgtgtgcatgtgtgcatgcgtgtgtgcctgcATGGTCCCTGGGACGGTGCTCCTACCCCCTGGGGTGCTCAGCTGAGATGGATTCTCTGTGCCCTGCCAGATGCTCTGCTCCCAAGGACAGCCCTTGTGAGAGGCATCGGGCTTCATCCCATTTTCTCCAGTGTGcgtgagtcattttattgctgtgacaagatgTTCACTTACTTGGGCTTTAGAGCTTTCAGCCCACAGTCGCTCAGTGCTGTGGCACTGCAGTGAGGCAGAACGCCGTGACCGGGAGCATGTGGAGAAAGCAAGCTACATCCTTCCCaatgaccaggaagcagagagggaagaggggactgAGAACCAAATACAAGGCATATGGACGTTCTTCCTCCTACTCGGCCCATCTCCTATGCTGCCCACCACCTTCCAGAACCCATTAAGCTATGAATTCCCTGGTGTGGTAGAGCCCTGTGAGCCAGTCGTTTTCCAAGGCAGACACTGTTGCTTTGGAGATCAGCTTTCAATACATCAGCCTTTGGAGGGCATTTCAGATTCAGACCGTAACATTCGTGCTCACACGTGCCAGGGGCTGTCCAAATACTTCTATGCGTGACAAAATTTACCCGTGCGCACGTTGACGCACACTGCCCATCTGTTGCCCTGACAGATACTGATCAGAggccccctctcccccctccccccaattccCCACCATGTTTCAGGAAGCTCTGGAAATCTCACTGATCCGAAAGCCTGGTGCAGTGTCTGTTTATTACAAAGCTCGCCTAACATGACTCAAGGCCATTTACCATAGCCAGCCCCTTAGCGAGATTAGTCATTTAATGATGGCAATTCGGAGAAATGTCCTTATGTGGTTTTGTCACTGTGTGGAGGACACAGTGTGCTTACACAAACTAAAATCACCATGATGTCCCTAGGCAGTATATACCTCACATATACCGGGAAACATTGTTATACATATACTGTTCCTTGAAACATTGTTCTACAGCCTGAGACTGTTGCCATGTTTTCCTGTAGAGCCGTCAGTGGCTCTGATAGTAGGTGCACATCCTGCAGAGGGCCACACCCAAACGGACAGTGTGTCTTATGACCTTCAGGTTTGAGTGGGTGGTTGGTACTCAGGTTGAGAAGGTCACACACATGGGGACTCCGTTCATTCTCTCCCCCAGATGGTGTGGTCCTGGTGGATCCTGAGTATCTCAAAGAAAGGCGAGGTAAGCTGTGTCCCTCTGACTCTCAGCGTGCCGGATGCTCCACATCCCCTGCTCTCCAGTGAGATCGGCGCACTGCTTGATGCTTAAGCAGGACCTTGGCTAATCTCATGGCTTCTCCCTGTCCATTTTCCTGGTTCCTTAAATGAACCAGTGCGTTTACCATAGTCAGAACTCTGATGTCCTCTGGTTGCAGAGATCTCCTGCTTCTTGTCCCCTGTATAAGAGCTTCTGTTCCAAGCCCTATCCCATTAATAGACTGCGAGACTTGGGGGAGGTTGGGCGGCACCGGTACAGGAGAGAGGATCTCATTGTATAGATGGTAAAGGTGGAAGGTCTGTGTACAAGGTTAGGGTTAGGCAGGTTGAGGTTCCCCCACCTCTTAGACACAGCCTTCTGTGCGCTTCCCCCTAGGCtgtctccctgcccctctccctgtctgccaATCTAATCCAACCACCATGGCTGCTAGGCTGTCTAACCATCCTTCCTGCCCCTCCATACTCTTGGGCCGGAGTGACCTGGGGAGGGCCATCAGGAGGCTCCTTCCTAAGAGACCACATCAAGGCTGCCCTTGAAGTCACCTTGTGTCAGAGGGCAGTGTACTCACCCTATTTAAACCTGGGACGGGCTTGTAGCCTCCAGTACACAAACCCCAGGGTTACAGCTGGAGATCTGGGGATGGGGGTGTTGTATGCTACCCTCCCAGGCCCTTCCTCAGTTCCCCTGCTCCTCACAGTCTACGTGACACTGACCTGCGCCTTCCGGTATGGCCGGGAAGACCTGGATGTCTTGGGTCTGACTTTTCGCAAAGACCTGTTTGTGGCTAACGTGCAGTCCTTCCCACCGGCCCCTGAGGACAAGAAGCCACTGACGCGGCTACAAGAGCGACTCATCAAGAAGCTGGGCGAGCATGCCTACCCCTTCACCTTTGAGGTCAGCACGCCTTCTAGCATTCCAGAAGCATTCTGGGATGTTCTCAGTGCAGGCACATGGGGAACAGCAGCTGCTTTAGCTCGCCCAGTTGGTATCCAAGCACCATCACTTACATTACCTGTTAAGTGACTTGTCTCTGGCCACTGTGGACACTCCACTTTAACCTCTAGGCTACTCCTCTGGCCCTCCTTCATTTAAGTTTCTAGAAAAAGGAAGGCCCGGGGATGGTTGTAGTGAAGGAAGGACTCCTGCCTGGCCTTGGGTCCCTGTGTACAGTCTGCCCAGCTCATCCCCTGTCATGCGTCCTTACCATTCCAAGACTGACCCCACGCTTCTGGAGTTcacatcttcctgtttctgataCTCCATGACTCTGGGGCAAGGATGAGTTGAGAACTTAGATGAAGAACATTTGAATTCTCATCTTCCATAGTCTGCCCTGACTTTCTGTAGGGCACGGTGTGATATGGGATGGCCAGGAGAGAACTAGTCTATTTCAGGGTCTCCTTGTTGTCTCATGGAAAAGATATAGCTTGTTTTCAGAACACTTTGTCTGATGGAGGAGAGATGGTCTGTTCTCAGGGGGCCTGCTCTGATGGGTGTACAGTAGTGACAGAGGTGTGTAGGGGGAGATGAAGCAGAGGTGAAAGGTTAGCTCATGTTATTTGTCTCCTGAACAGATCCCGCCAAACCTTCCATGCTCAGTCACATTGCAACCTGGGCCTGAGGACACAGGGAAGGTAGGTCACTCCAAGAAGACCATCTCGGGTTCAGGCTTTCATGGCCCCAGGGTCCTGGTTTTCTCCCCGTGGGGTAGTGGACAGTTGGAACTTTGCTTCCTGTTGAAGGCCCGGGCCTGGCTGATGTTCCTTGGATAATCAATCAGTCTCCTGAGACAGGGCTGCAGATGCAGGCTGGCCTCGCCCCACATTTGATGATGCATCGCAGGCTCCCTCAAGTCACTTTTGCTGGCTCTGGTATTGACTGCACAGCACCAGCAAATTCCGAGCACCTACCTATGGCCTCACACAGGCCCTGGCAACCTTGTTTGGAGAGGGAGTAGCGGAAGCTTAGAGAGGATTGACAGGAGCAGGTTCCAGGCCCTAGACTTCAGAGTCCACTCTCATCTCTAAGGCAGAGGCAATGAGCATGGTCTTTCATGTTGTTAGAGAGTTAGGGAGACACCATGACACCCAGCTCAGGGTTGTTACATTGCTGGTGGCCGTCGTGAGGACAACCACCCAGACTGAAGCAGGAGTCCCAGGTGGGATTGGGGTTGACTGATGGACCCACAGGAGCAGCTCCAGTGGAAGGAGCTGGACAGGGACAAAGTCAACATCGGGTACCAGGGTTTCAGATTCATGTCAAGGAGTCCTCAGGTGACTGAAGTTCATGTTCCCACACAGCATTCTGGTTTGTACGatgggagggtggttggggacCTTGCGTCCCTAATGCCATGGGGTCAGCATGTCCTCCTCTACAGGCCTGTGGTGTGGATTACGAAGTGAAAGCCTTCTGTGCTGAGAACCTGGAGGAGAAGATCCACAAAAGGTAGGTAGGATgctggtgggagaggggaggaagcagCGGCGAGGAGGGGCTTTGCTGTGAGAAGGGTCTAGAAGTCTGAAGGGTCATGgtgagcttcctggaggaggtggctTGAGCCCTGCTTTTCTCTCACCCCTACCTCTCTGCCCTACCCCTGCAGACTGCAGCCTTTTGATATTAGAAAGACCCCAACTTCAGTTAACTTTCAACAGTGGGTAGCTGAGAGGCCCCCAGCAGGAGTGAAGCCTGTGTTTGTGGACGGATCTGAACAAGGGGCAGAAGTGGAGAAAAGTGAACCTAGAGAGGCTCAGTGTGGCTCAGAGAGCAGACATTCTCCCACAGTGCTCAGCAGACAGCAGGGACAAAGCAGCTGGTCCTGACTTCTCATGGTTGCCCTTCCTGGGGGTCCTGGAGTTCAGGACCTCCTGCCTCCTCGGGTCCTCTGATGCCCCTGCATCCTAAGTCAGGTTTCTAGATCACCCCGCTGAGGGGTGTCCACCAGCCTCTTTAGGGATGAGTTTGCCACCTGGTGGCGACTAGGAGTATCACAAACATTTTCATCTGCCTTGTGGTTGTTCCTGTTTGGGGGAGGTAGACTCTTGTCTGTCCCAACTTTCCTATTAAGATCTGCGATGAAGGGGACCTAATGGTGTTATGGAATGTGAGAGAGATCTTGAGCAGAATAATGAACAGTGGTAAACACTGAGAGTCACCACCCTCATCCTCTCCCAATGGGGCATCTGCTCCCAAGATTCACTAGTAATAGTGATACAATGGCTGTCAGTTCTCATAGGCTTAGTTGGTTCCGGTCATGTTCATAGTAATGGGCAGATGTGGTTTAACCTTCCCAGGGGTCCTAAGGGGTAAGAGTTGTTGTCACTGTTTCACAAATGAGGGAACTGATGCACAGGGAGGTAATTTCCCCAGAGCATGTGGTAACTCGCCAGCTCAGTCTGTCCTGGCTTCTACCCTAAGCCCTGTGACCTCCATTGAACTCTCATTCGTGGGCCTCTCTGAGTCACCTCTTCACTGTCCTGCACTCTTGGCTGAATTCACATCCTATAATGGACATCCTCCTCCATGAGGGCTGTCAGTTCTGCATGCTTCCGCTTAGCAAGTGCCAGGCGGCAGGTGCTGACCCACGTGCTGAGACTGTGGTGGTGAACCAGCTAGGTAAGAGGCTCCCATCCTCCAGTGGCTTACGCGATCAGGAGACAGGGAGCAAGAAGTAAAAAATAGTCCCTTTCTTACTATTTATTGTGCTGGGTCCTGGGATCCACAGACCCAAATGAAGCACTGCTGTTGGATGGCTCAGGGACAGGATTGAGGAGGCTGGGGCTGTGTCACATGGCGACAAACCCTCCAGGTTAACCACCGTGATTGGCGAGCAAGAGGGAGCTGCAGTAGCCACTTGAGCAAGAGAAGGGTCTAGTTATCGCAGAGAAGGGAGTGTGGGGGCgggtgactctgtctgtctttctccccatCCATCTTCCTTAGGAATTCTGTGCGGCTAGTCATCCGGAAGGTTCAGTATGCCCCTGAGAGGCCTGGCCCTCAGCCCACGGCTGAGACCACcagacagttcctcatgtcggACAAGCCCCTGCACCTTGAGGCATCTCTGGATAAGGAGGTAAGAGGCTCAGATCCCATTGTCCCCAGCTCTGCTACCCCTCAGATCCCAGTGTCTCCTGACTGCCCTTAAGCGTTTGCAGAACTCTGTTGTGGTTCAAAGGACTGACAGAGGTAGGCATGGGCATCTACAGGATGGGAGCAATGGAAGGGTTCTGGTCCTTCCTCTTCACACTCTAATTGCCTGCTTGAGACCGGGTGGAGAGCCCAGCACATCAGCAGGGGTGATGATGGGAAAGAGGACCCAAGGATGCCTTGCCATTACCCTCTTATCTGTGAGCAAGAAGGTGAAAAACTCTTTGAAGTCAGGTGACTAAGCCAGCTGACTGGGGTGTAGGCGTGCACCTCCTCCTTCTTGGGTCAGCTAAAGGCAAGGGCCTGGACGAGTGGTGGAGGCCCTTCCCTAAGAATTCCGAGCAGGTCCTTTAGTTGGttagcctttcctctcttctcctgaaTTTTCCAGAGTTTAATGTGTCTGCGAACCCAGACCATCAGAGCCCTCAGGGACTTGAGGCCTTGCTCTGTCCAAGCCTGCACATAGAATAAGGAGAAGCAGAGTCTCAGATAACCTGTCCAAGGTCATGCAATGTTTGTCATCATTGCTATTATTGTTGTCTGAGCTAGTGATCAGAATGGGACTGGGGCCGAGGATgtcagcttctttttctttttcctatgtgtgtatgtgggcgtgcatgggtgcatgggtgcatgtgtatgtgtgtgtgtatgtggtatgtatatgtgtgtgtgtggggtgtgtgtgtgtgtgtgtgtgtgtgtgtgtgtgtgtgtgtggggtgtgggtgttgtatggtggggtgggtgggtagtgtatggtggtgtgtgtgtgtgtgggggagggtgtgtgtgtgtgtgtgtgtgtgttgtatgtgtggtatgtatgtgtgtgtgtgtgtgtgtgtgtgtgtgtgtgcgtgtgcccacacatgcatgtgtgtagaccTGGAGGACAGTCTTGGAGGTGTCATTCTCAGAAATGCCATCCAGCTCCTTTGAGGCAGTCTGTCAGTGGTACAGAGCTTACCTGGGCTAGACTCTGTGGGCATTGAGCCCCAggggtcctcttgtctctgcctccctagtgctgggattacaagtaccCAGCATTTCTACACAgcttctggagatcaaacttagTTCCTTGTGTTTGCAACACAAGTACTTTACTGACAAAGCCGTCCCCGCAGTCCTGGAATGGAAAGACATCTTCTAGTACAGACGTCTTTGAAAGGTCCTACAGTGGTACTGAAGGTTCATACACTTGGTGTTTTGTGACACTTTTATGTCAGTGGGAAGTGGCTGAAGAGCTAGGGGGCAGAGTTTAGTGTCCCTGCCCACACTCTCCTGTCTTTTGCCTCACAGATCTATTACCACGGAGAACCCATCAGCGTCAATGTCCACGTCACCAACAACACCAACAAGACTGTGAAGAAGATCAAGATCTCGGGTAGCTGGGAATCCTTCCGGGGGGGTGGGATAGCGGCAGGCGTGGTCTTCGTTAAAAGCCTGAGACAGTACCATTAGTAGCTTCCTGAAGCTTGCGTCTGCCGGCAGCCTACAGTGGCTTCAAAGCTGGGCAATGGGTTTACTGCCTTGCATATTCCTCCTTAGGCTTCCTGGGCTCTGGCCAAGCTGTCCTGGGAAGAAAGACTTCGTCATGGAAGGGACTAGGCTTTGATGGGGTTTCTGTTTGGGTGGAGTCTGGGGTGGTGGCCTGTGGTAAATGCTGGCCATTGTCTCAATCTAAGCAGGCACACCTGCCACAGGGAGCTTGAGGTATATCATGAGAGGGACCCCCTGACTCATGCGCCCACCTCCCCGGCCCCTCTCTCTCCAGTGCGCCAGTATGCAGACATCTGTCTCTTCAACACAGCTCAGTACAAGTGCCCAGTGGCCATGGAGGAAGCCGAGTAAGTGTGTTTGAAGCCAACTTTGGATGGGTGGGACTAGATAGGAGAAAGGGAAGTTCTGAGTCTAGGACCAGGCATCTCTAATCAACCTGCAGAGAGCAGGGCCTCTGCCTTCTTTGACATTCACAGTAGATGGCACGGAAGAGTCTTCTTCCAGGTGCTGACATTATAGGCGTGAGCCAGCCACACCTGCCACTTAGACCTGGTTTCTAATATCCTAGAGACAGAGATGTTAATATCAAACTAACTATTCTTGCATTATTGGATAGTCTCATATTCACTGTTGATTAAAAATGAAGTCCACAGCCACAAGGCATAGATGTTGGGGGTTCATTGCAATGACCTAGAGCCAGGACAGCATTTAACCCCAGGTGGGACGCCATAGTCTGTATTTGCATCTGCAGCCTGGAGGAAGGATAGTCGTCTGGGCTTCCAGTGAGCATGGTTTCCCGTGGGGTTGGGCTAGGGGGTTGAGATGTGGCTGGCTCTGCTCCAAGAGGCAAAGCTGGGTCTTACTCCATGGCTGCCCTGGTGTCAGGTGAACGCATCTGTCTCATCTTTGAAAAGGGAGTGGGGGGGATAAAACAGCACCAGGCCAGAGTGAACAACGGAGGTTCCTGTACATGACTGATGGATATGCATTAAAGCAAGTAGAGTTTCAGTGGTAGAACCTGGGTAGGGGCTGCCAGTCACTTACTCATGGTTTGTATGCAGTGATACTTTTGAAAGTAAACATGGGCTGAGTAGTTAGGAGCCCTTGCTGTTCctctagaggaccagggttcattTTTCAGtccccatgtcaggcagctcacaacagcttgtaattctagttccaggggatatgatgtGGTGCACATATAGTCATGgaggtgcatgcacacacagacacacaattaaaaacttaatcattaaataaatactaaaaataaatgtgcagactgtagagatggctcagtggttaagagcactgactgctcttccagaggtcctgagttcaattcccagcaatcacatggtggctcacaaccatctgtaatgggatctgatgccctcttctggtgtctgaagacagtgacagtgcactcctatacataaaataaatcaataatcaTTTTAAACGTGTGCTATCTAACTGTGCATCACGGTGATGCCTAGTCCAGGATTAGTCTtgcttgtgtgtggtgtgcctcTCTTTCCAATGGCAGTGGGCTTCCTGCTAGATCTGGGCTTGGCCCAAGGCTTCCTCACATCTGGGATGTAGGGGTTGCTGGCAAAGGGGTTTTTGGAACAGGGCCAGTTCAGACATCCTGACTGTGATAAGGGTCATCTTCATGCTGTTTCTCTACCTCTCAGTGACACTGTGGCACCCAGCTCAACATTCTGCAAGGTCTACACATTGACTCCCTTCCTGGCAAACAACAGAGAGAAGCGGGGGCTTGCCCTGGACGGGAAGCTCAAGCATGAAGACACAAATCTGGCTTCCAGCACTCTGTAAGAACTCGCCTCTAAGTCCCAGACCCTAGTGCCCACTCCACCACAGGTCCCACCCTCTTGGCCCACCACTCCGAGGATGATGTTTAGGCTTGTTTCCAAGTCTTGACTAGGGCCAGCCCCCTGAAATGTGGCTAGCCCGGGAGGCTCTTTCCCTACTCCCCCTGGATCCCATCATTTGGGGGACACAACTGGACAAGCTTTCTGCAGGAATTGGGTGCTCTTGACCCAAAGTCCTGAATACAGATTGGGTGTGTCCCTGTTGCCATCGAGGCAGGAGGGGAGAAATGGCTTCTagaaggaaggagataaataGAGGCTTGGAGAGGCTGGGGAAGAGGTGGGGAGCTGGGTAGATAGATATGGGGGCCCTTCCACATGAGGCACCATTAGGCCATTTGGTCCATGGGCATCACTGAGGTTTCAGGGTTGCCCCACCCTAGAAGAGTTCAGACAGTTGTGGAGGGACTCATCCCCTCCGATGATATCTGGCTCTCTGCAAGGGGCTTGGTCTTTGTTGATTCTGAGACCACCATCCCCAAGCTTAGacttagctcaggctagcccatCACATTATTGCCCATCACAGGCCTCCAATCTACCAACAAGCTCTTTCGTCCCTCTTTTACCCTGACTTATATCTGACCTGCCCCTCACGAGGCGTCAGCTCCTGATCACATCCTTCCCGCGCTACCCTGACTCCCAGCTGCCCTTGGCTTCT
Encoded proteins:
- the Arrb1 gene encoding beta-arrestin-1: MASPFPAPAPAHPAGSSFPVFKKASPNGKLTVYLGKRDFVDHIDLVDPVDGVVLVDPEYLKERRVYVTLTCAFRYGREDLDVLGLTFRKDLFVANVQSFPPAPEDKKPLTRLQERLIKKLGEHAYPFTFEIPPNLPCSVTLQPGPEDTGKACGVDYEVKAFCAENLEEKIHKRNSVRLVIRKVQYAPERPGPQPTAETTRQFLMSDKPLHLEASLDKEIYYHGEPISVNVHVTNNTNKTVKKIKISVRQYADICLFNTAQYKCPVAMEEADDTVAPSSTFCKVYTLTPFLANNREKRGLALDGKLKHEDTNLASSTLLREGANREILGIIVSYKVKVKLVVSRGGLLGDLASSDVAVELPFTLMHPKPKEEPPHREVPESETPVDTNLIELDTNDDDIVFEDFARQRLKGMKDDKDEEDDGTGSPHLNNR